The Anas acuta chromosome 2, bAnaAcu1.1, whole genome shotgun sequence genome contains a region encoding:
- the SDC2 gene encoding syndecan-2, with amino-acid sequence MRGVWLVLALSFVACASGQPRADLTSDKDLYLDNSSVEEASGVYPIDDDDYSSGSGSGAEEDEDSTVITTSRTVPKLPTTSDASRAETTTVKTQTKMPAQTKSPEEIDKEERPEVDTKKKSDEPGDDTDVFTEKHSENLFQRTEVLAAVIAGGVIGFLFAIFLILLLVYRMRKKDEGSYDLGERKPSSAAYQKAPTKEFYA; translated from the exons AGAGCAGATCTGACCTCTGATAAGGATTTATACCTGGACAACAGCTCTGTTGAAGAAGCATCAGGCGTGTATCCaattgatgatgatgattattcTTCTGGGTCAGGTTCAG GTGCTGAAGAAGATGAGGATAGCACAGTGATAACAACGTCCAGAACAGTTCCAAAGTTACCAACAACAAGTGATGCATCTAGAGCTGAGACCACCACAGTGAAAACGCAGACCAAGATGCCTGCACAAACAAAG TCACCTGAAGAAATCGATAAAGAGGAAAGGCCTGAGGTGGATACCAAGAAAAAGAGTGATGAGCCAGGGGATGACACTGACGTGTTCACCgaaaagcattcagaaaacCTATTCCAGAGAACAGAAGTTCTGGCAG CTGTTATTGCTGGTGGAGTTATCGGTTTTCTTTTCGCAATCTTCCTTATCCTGCTGCTGGTATATCGCATGAGAAAGAAGGATGAAGGCAGTTACGACCTTGGTGAACGTAAACCATCCAGTGCTGCCTATCAAAAGGCACCTACTAAGGAGTTTTATGCATAA